In Paenibacillus protaetiae, the genomic stretch TATGGATAGGCCGGCTTATTCGCATCCTGGAGCGCAAACTGCTCACCGGGAGGCAGTCTCCCAAGCAGGCGAAAGCTGCCGGCATCGTGCTGGCGCTTGTTACGCTGGCAGTCTCCTGGGGCGTCATGCAGGTGATTGCAGCGGCGGCTGACTGGATCCATCCATGGCTTGGATACGCGGTAAGCGTATGGTTTATTTCGACGACCATCGCGGTCAAAGGGCTGAAAGACGCCGGCATGCATGTATACCGACCGCTTGTGGAAGGGCGGCTGGATGAAGCGCGTAAGTATGCGGGTTACATCGTAAGCCGCGATACGGATCAATTGACCCCTGCCGATACGGCGCGGGCTGCAGTGGAAACGATTGCGGAAAATACGGTTGACGCTTTTGTATCGCCTGTCGTATTTGCCCTGCTTGGCGGTGCGCCGCTTGCGATGCTGTACAGGGCTGCCAATACACTGGACTCGATGGTTGGTTACCGCAATGAACAATATATTCATTTTGGCTGGTGCTCGGCCCGGACCGATGATGCGCTTAATTACATCCCGGCACGGATTGCCGGTTTATTGATGAGCTTGGCCGCCCTGGTGCTGCCGCGTTTGTCTGCGGTTAACGCGGTGAAGGCGGCAGCGATTTTTGCGCGGCGCCATCCCAGCCCAAACAGCGGCATTCCGGAGTCGGCGGCTGCCGGTGCGATGGGTGTCGAGCTTGGCGGCGTCAACTATTATTTTGGCGTTGCAAGCGAGAGGGCGCGTATGGGCTGGAAGCGACGTGAACTGCAGCCGGACGATATTAAAGGGGCGATCCGGTTATTGTATGCAACAAGTATATTGGTATGGGCAGGGGCGTTGATCGGATGGGCACTTGGACTATAAAAATAAAAGGGCATGTACAAGCCGGCGTAGCGGCCATGCAGTTTCTGACGCGGTTTCCGATACCGATTACGGTGCCTTTTGAAGCGCAAACGCTTGCCCGGAGCGTCATCTATTTCCCGCTGGCAGGACTGGCCATCGGCGCGGTGACCGCTGCGGCGTTTAGCCTGCTTGCGCTGCTGCTGCCAGCCTGGCCGGCCGCTGTGCTGGCGCTTGCCGTATGGATTGCGCTGAGCGGCGGGCTGCATTTGGACGGCTGGATGGATACGGCCGATGGGGTACTCAGCCACCGTTCCCGGGAAAAAATGCTGGAAATTATGAAAGACAGCCGGGTGGGGGCGATGGGGGTTATAGCCGCCGTCCTGCTTCTGCTGTTCAAATTTTCGCTGCTGGCGGAATATGCGCAGGGGGATGAAGGTTTAACGTTCGGCAGGCTTGCCTTGCTGGCTGCAGTGCCGGTCTGGAGCCGCTGGTGGATGTCGGCGGCGATTGCCGGTTTCCCCAATGCGAGGCAAGGGGAAGGCATGGGGGCGCTGTTTCATGCGGTACGCCCGCGCCATGTCATCGGCGGAGGGCTCGGAGCAGCCGCCATGACGGCGGTTATA encodes the following:
- the cbiB gene encoding adenosylcobinamide-phosphate synthase CbiB, with the protein product MLYSFHEMLLMTAAAIAIDWIIGDPKWPTHPVIWIGRLIRILERKLLTGRQSPKQAKAAGIVLALVTLAVSWGVMQVIAAAADWIHPWLGYAVSVWFISTTIAVKGLKDAGMHVYRPLVEGRLDEARKYAGYIVSRDTDQLTPADTARAAVETIAENTVDAFVSPVVFALLGGAPLAMLYRAANTLDSMVGYRNEQYIHFGWCSARTDDALNYIPARIAGLLMSLAALVLPRLSAVNAVKAAAIFARRHPSPNSGIPESAAAGAMGVELGGVNYYFGVASERARMGWKRRELQPDDIKGAIRLLYATSILVWAGALIGWALGL
- the cobS gene encoding adenosylcobinamide-GDP ribazoletransferase; its protein translation is MGTWTIKIKGHVQAGVAAMQFLTRFPIPITVPFEAQTLARSVIYFPLAGLAIGAVTAAAFSLLALLLPAWPAAVLALAVWIALSGGLHLDGWMDTADGVLSHRSREKMLEIMKDSRVGAMGVIAAVLLLLFKFSLLAEYAQGDEGLTFGRLALLAAVPVWSRWWMSAAIAGFPNARQGEGMGALFHAVRPRHVIGGGLGAAAMTAVICAAAQWSWAETAALTAGAVCLSAAAGYAGARWLTRRLGGLTGDTYGALNELVEAVLLAAVYYAAF